A portion of the Stigmatella aurantiaca DW4/3-1 genome contains these proteins:
- a CDS encoding diguanylate cyclase domain-containing protein: MPYPIDDATATALIALHPWTVARSAQPVQLAVETLLEAERARQGQPDKTGAFSALALTQGPLLKEEFDLSTHAHHDGWRVGAVIADVQAMISVNARFGFTVGDQVLQATVNSLASQFPGAKVVRIHPDAFAALLTPTSQLSVHADQRETTRARLAEDTAQLLPEDTRPEERPRHTVTLMELTVDQPSHWQVLGPLLWAELERAHVLERLGRTGDILQRRRIRLDGFVPAG; this comes from the coding sequence ATGCCCTACCCCATCGACGATGCCACCGCCACCGCCCTCATCGCCCTTCACCCCTGGACCGTCGCCCGGAGCGCCCAGCCGGTCCAGCTCGCCGTGGAGACACTGCTGGAGGCCGAGCGCGCCCGGCAGGGCCAGCCAGACAAGACCGGGGCGTTCTCGGCACTCGCGCTCACCCAGGGGCCTCTGCTCAAGGAAGAGTTCGATCTGTCCACCCATGCCCACCACGACGGCTGGCGCGTGGGCGCCGTCATCGCGGACGTGCAGGCGATGATCTCCGTCAACGCACGCTTCGGTTTCACGGTGGGAGACCAGGTACTCCAGGCCACGGTGAACTCCCTGGCCTCGCAGTTTCCCGGCGCCAAGGTGGTCCGCATCCACCCGGATGCTTTCGCCGCCCTGCTCACCCCCACCTCCCAGCTCTCGGTGCACGCCGATCAGCGAGAGACCACCCGGGCGCGCCTCGCCGAGGACACCGCCCAGCTGCTCCCGGAGGACACCCGCCCCGAGGAGCGGCCCCGCCATACCGTGACGTTGATGGAACTCACCGTGGACCAGCCGTCTCACTGGCAAGTGCTGGGCCCGCTGCTGTGGGCCGAACTCGAGCGCGCCCACGTCCTCGAACGGCTGGGCCGCACCGGAGACATCCTCCAGCGGCGGCGCATCCGCCTCGATGGCTTCGTCCCCGCGGGGTGA
- the rpsB gene encoding 30S ribosomal protein S2, translating to MSIEGTQDTQTQAQAMAAASGITMKQLLEAGVHFGHQTKRWNPKMKPYIFGARNGIYIIDLQKTVVMARSAFRFVADITSRGGSVLFVGTKKQAQDVIREEAARAGQFFVTSRWLGGTLTNFKTIKQGIDRLKTLEKMSEDGTFERLPKKEVASLEREREKLEKNLGGVKEMAKLPRCVFVIDPKKEHIAIHEATRLGIPVIGVVDTNCDPDGIDFVIPGNDDAIRSIKLFTSKIADACLEGAARYRASGAADRDEQEERDGRDDRRNDRDDRRGPRRGDRDRRGGGGERRGPLVEMKGAPASSDSAPEGGEAPTAE from the coding sequence ATGTCGATTGAAGGAACGCAGGACACGCAGACTCAAGCGCAAGCCATGGCCGCCGCGAGCGGCATCACGATGAAGCAGCTGCTGGAGGCCGGTGTTCACTTCGGCCACCAGACCAAGCGCTGGAACCCGAAGATGAAGCCGTACATCTTCGGTGCCCGCAACGGCATCTACATCATCGATCTGCAGAAGACCGTGGTCATGGCCCGCTCGGCCTTCCGCTTCGTGGCGGACATCACCTCGCGCGGCGGCTCGGTGCTCTTCGTGGGCACCAAGAAGCAGGCCCAGGACGTCATCCGCGAGGAGGCGGCGCGCGCCGGCCAGTTCTTCGTCACCAGCCGCTGGCTGGGTGGCACGCTGACCAACTTCAAGACCATCAAGCAGGGCATCGACCGGCTGAAGACGCTGGAGAAGATGTCCGAGGATGGCACCTTCGAGCGCCTGCCGAAGAAGGAAGTGGCCTCGCTGGAGCGCGAGCGCGAGAAGCTCGAGAAGAACCTCGGCGGCGTGAAGGAGATGGCGAAGCTGCCCCGCTGCGTGTTCGTCATCGACCCGAAGAAGGAGCACATCGCCATCCACGAGGCGACCCGTCTGGGAATCCCCGTCATCGGCGTGGTGGACACCAACTGCGACCCGGACGGCATCGACTTCGTCATCCCGGGCAACGATGACGCCATCCGCTCCATCAAGCTGTTCACCTCGAAGATCGCCGACGCGTGCCTCGAGGGTGCGGCGCGCTACCGTGCCTCGGGCGCCGCGGACCGCGACGAGCAGGAAGAGCGCGATGGCCGTGACGACCGCCGCAATGACCGTGACGACCGCCGGGGCCCGCGCCGCGGCGACCGTGACCGCCGCGGCGGTGGCGGCGAGCGCCGGGGTCCCCTCGTGGAGATGAAGGGGGCGCCGGCCTCCTCCGACTCTGCCCCCGAGGGTGGCGAGGCCCCCACGGCCGAGTAG
- a CDS encoding Stp1/IreP family PP2C-type Ser/Thr phosphatase: MSKTAGQTASPRLKVVSAGLTDVGRKRNHNEDSFLIDEELQLYVVADGMGGHAGGGTASRIAVETIDKELRRARESRDNPFISTSNLQDALIPEALRTAVEKACLAIYTAAQEDSRLSGMGTTVISLVVKDDQAFFAHVGDSRAYLIRGELIQQISEDHSLVNEQIKAGMITPEEAKHSRYKNIITRSVGFEEEVQVDVMGVISEPSDVFLLCSDGLANMLEDKEIHELVLHTPRFQDVPQKLIDLANERGGDDNITVIVVQVQA, translated from the coding sequence GTGTCCAAAACAGCAGGACAGACCGCTTCTCCGCGGCTGAAGGTCGTCTCGGCCGGTCTCACCGACGTCGGCCGGAAGCGGAACCACAACGAGGACAGCTTCCTCATCGACGAGGAGCTGCAGCTCTACGTCGTGGCGGATGGCATGGGCGGCCATGCAGGGGGCGGCACCGCCTCGCGCATCGCCGTCGAGACCATCGACAAAGAGCTGCGCCGGGCGCGAGAGAGCCGGGACAACCCGTTCATCTCCACCAGCAACCTCCAGGACGCGCTCATTCCCGAGGCCCTGCGCACCGCCGTCGAGAAGGCGTGCCTGGCCATCTACACCGCGGCGCAGGAGGACTCGCGCCTGTCCGGCATGGGCACCACGGTCATCTCCCTGGTGGTGAAGGACGACCAGGCCTTCTTCGCGCACGTGGGCGACAGCCGTGCCTACCTCATCCGGGGCGAGCTCATTCAGCAGATCAGCGAGGACCACTCCCTGGTCAACGAGCAGATCAAAGCAGGGATGATCACCCCCGAGGAGGCCAAGCACTCCCGGTACAAGAACATCATCACCCGCTCGGTGGGCTTCGAGGAGGAGGTGCAGGTGGACGTGATGGGCGTCATCTCCGAGCCCAGCGACGTGTTCCTGCTGTGCTCCGACGGCCTGGCGAACATGCTCGAGGACAAGGAGATCCACGAGCTGGTGCTCCACACGCCGCGCTTCCAGGATGTGCCGCAGAAGTTGATTGATCTCGCCAACGAGCGGGGCGGCGACGACAACATCACCGTCATCGTTGTACAAGTTCAGGCCTGA
- a CDS encoding M23 family metallopeptidase, which yields MAKKSYTLMVVSDHNSPVKRFHIQRSFLIQLGVGVMLVGGVALGATAHYFQVAKDAAENRILREENLTLRGQLKSVRERIEHIGSTLDRVERFDQKLRAMTLLSDPQRNLAMGPTEPGNTAPTTDTQFTQLSHSEVPGVLLGKLDKLSAEATRQEQSLQELQAYFQDQKSLLASTPSVWPARGWVTSDFGQRLDPYTAERVTHAGLDIAAPHGKEIHAPSDGTVVFAGLEGGYGNVIVIDHGYGIKTRYGHLAKMLVKAGDKVKRGSLIAAVGNTGRSTGPHLHYEVRVNGIPQNPRKFILEE from the coding sequence GTGGCGAAAAAGTCCTACACCCTCATGGTGGTCTCGGACCACAACTCTCCCGTCAAGCGCTTCCACATCCAGAGATCCTTTCTGATCCAGCTGGGCGTGGGGGTGATGCTGGTGGGGGGGGTGGCGCTGGGGGCAACGGCCCACTACTTCCAGGTCGCGAAGGACGCCGCGGAGAACCGCATCCTGAGGGAAGAGAACCTCACGCTGCGCGGCCAGCTCAAGTCGGTGCGTGAGCGCATCGAGCACATCGGCTCCACGTTGGACCGGGTGGAGCGGTTCGATCAAAAGCTGCGTGCGATGACGCTGCTGTCGGATCCGCAGCGCAACCTGGCCATGGGCCCCACGGAGCCCGGCAACACGGCGCCCACGACGGACACGCAGTTCACCCAACTGTCACACTCGGAAGTGCCGGGCGTGCTCCTGGGCAAGCTGGACAAGCTCTCGGCGGAGGCCACCCGGCAGGAGCAGAGCCTCCAGGAGTTGCAGGCGTACTTCCAGGATCAGAAGTCGCTCCTGGCCTCCACGCCCTCGGTGTGGCCGGCGCGTGGATGGGTGACGAGCGACTTCGGGCAGCGGCTGGACCCGTATACGGCGGAGCGGGTGACGCACGCGGGCCTGGACATCGCGGCGCCCCACGGCAAGGAGATCCACGCGCCGTCGGATGGCACGGTGGTGTTCGCGGGGCTCGAGGGCGGCTACGGCAACGTGATCGTCATCGACCACGGCTACGGCATCAAGACGCGCTACGGCCACCTGGCGAAGATGCTGGTGAAGGCGGGTGACAAGGTGAAGCGCGGGTCGCTCATCGCGGCAGTGGGCAACACGGGCCGCTCCACGGGGCCGCACCTGCACTACGAAGTCCGCGTGAACGGCATCCCGCAGAACCCGCGCAAGTTCATCCTCGAGGAGTAG
- the tsf gene encoding translation elongation factor Ts has protein sequence MAEVSAAMVKELREKTGAGMMDCKKALAETGGDFVKAEEWLRKKGIAKAGSKEGRVAAEGIISTYVHSGRIGVMVEVNCETDFVARNEDFQALAKDVAMHIAAASPQFVRREEIPADVLEKEKEIQRAQLKEAGKPEAMWDKILVGKIEKYYETVCLVDQFWVKDDKKRMHEMITERAAKIGEKVSVRRFARFVVGEGIEKKKDDLAAEVAKTLGTAQA, from the coding sequence ATGGCTGAGGTAAGCGCCGCGATGGTGAAGGAGCTCCGCGAGAAGACGGGCGCGGGCATGATGGACTGCAAGAAGGCGCTGGCCGAGACCGGCGGCGACTTCGTCAAGGCCGAGGAGTGGCTGCGCAAGAAGGGCATCGCCAAGGCCGGCAGCAAGGAAGGCCGTGTCGCGGCCGAGGGCATCATCTCCACCTACGTCCACAGCGGCCGTATCGGGGTGATGGTGGAGGTCAACTGCGAGACGGACTTCGTGGCTCGCAACGAGGACTTCCAGGCCCTGGCCAAGGATGTCGCGATGCACATCGCGGCGGCCTCCCCCCAGTTCGTGCGCCGTGAGGAGATCCCCGCCGACGTGCTGGAGAAGGAGAAGGAGATCCAGCGTGCTCAGCTCAAGGAGGCGGGCAAGCCCGAGGCCATGTGGGACAAGATCCTCGTGGGCAAGATCGAGAAGTACTACGAGACGGTCTGCCTGGTGGACCAGTTCTGGGTGAAGGACGACAAGAAGCGCATGCACGAGATGATCACCGAGCGCGCCGCGAAGATTGGCGAGAAGGTCTCCGTGCGCCGCTTCGCCCGTTTCGTGGTGGGCGAGGGCATCGAGAAGAAGAAGGACGACTTGGCCGCCGAGGTGGCCAAGACGCTGGGCACCGCCCAGGCCTGA
- a CDS encoding SAM-dependent methyltransferase yields MQTLPPSPGRWLWTCRAGFEPHLYEELAWAGAAPRLLGEALVESNGAPGLAPAFARQGMRVLASSPWPSPGFSADALARQVAAQPPAAPLVLQAFTPDTPRGNTLAPQADALADAVRSLLPTGRLLEDAARAREEGARLVSLCLAPGLAVLGEVLAREALSLAPGGRRRMRREGDAPSRAAMKLEEALDGLPFEPGRGEVCVDLGAAPGGWTQRLVARGARVIAVDPAKLMPELASHPRVRHIQESAFAFAPEEPADWLFCDMAWRPLEVAQLLAKWGRRGWASYLVANIKLPMKDKNPLLVRVRHILAEEGEWKGLTVRQLYHDRDEVTVTAHRR; encoded by the coding sequence GTGCAGACCCTACCGCCCTCCCCCGGGCGGTGGCTATGGACCTGCCGTGCAGGCTTCGAGCCCCACCTGTACGAGGAGCTGGCCTGGGCGGGCGCCGCCCCCCGGTTGCTGGGAGAGGCCCTGGTCGAGAGCAACGGCGCCCCGGGACTGGCGCCCGCCTTTGCCCGCCAGGGCATGCGGGTGTTGGCCAGCAGCCCCTGGCCCTCGCCCGGATTCTCGGCGGACGCCCTGGCGCGGCAGGTCGCGGCACAGCCCCCCGCCGCGCCCCTGGTCCTTCAGGCGTTCACGCCGGACACCCCTCGCGGCAATACGCTTGCCCCTCAAGCGGACGCCCTGGCCGATGCCGTGCGCTCCCTGCTGCCCACGGGGCGGTTGCTCGAGGACGCGGCCCGCGCCCGGGAGGAGGGGGCTCGTTTGGTTTCCTTGTGCCTGGCCCCTGGGCTCGCGGTGCTGGGCGAGGTGCTGGCCCGGGAGGCCCTGTCCCTCGCGCCAGGGGGGCGGCGGCGCATGCGGCGGGAAGGCGACGCGCCTTCGCGCGCGGCGATGAAGTTGGAGGAGGCGCTCGATGGTCTGCCCTTCGAGCCCGGCCGGGGAGAGGTGTGTGTGGACCTTGGCGCCGCCCCGGGAGGGTGGACCCAGCGGCTGGTGGCGCGCGGCGCACGGGTCATCGCCGTGGACCCCGCGAAGCTGATGCCGGAGCTGGCCTCCCACCCGCGCGTCCGTCACATCCAGGAGAGCGCCTTCGCCTTCGCGCCCGAGGAGCCCGCCGACTGGCTCTTTTGTGACATGGCCTGGCGGCCGCTGGAGGTGGCCCAGTTGCTGGCCAAGTGGGGACGGCGCGGGTGGGCCTCTTACCTGGTGGCCAACATCAAGCTGCCCATGAAGGACAAGAACCCCCTGTTGGTCCGGGTGCGTCACATCCTGGCCGAAGAGGGGGAATGGAAGGGGCTGACCGTGCGCCAGCTCTACCACGACCGGGACGAGGTCACCGTGACGGCCCACCGCCGCTGA
- the secA gene encoding preprotein translocase subunit SecA, translating to MIEWTLKKLIGTKNERELKKSRLKVIRINELESRMRELKDEDFPAATARMKQEVQNGKPLDDLLFEAFALIREGARRVIGQRHYDVQLVGGMFLHEGCIAEMRTGEGKTLTATLPTYLNALSGRGVHVVTVNDYLARRDAEWMGRVYRFMGMTTGCILHELTDKQRQESYRSDITYGQNNEFGFDYLRDNMKFRLQDYVQRELNYAIVDEVDSILIDEARTPLIISGPTEDSTDKYYRVDQVIPGMVPDQDYTLDEKGRSVSLTDDGIEKLQKRLSISNLYDPGEIETLHHVEQALRAHTLYKRDKDYVVKDGEVMIVDEFTGRLMPGRRWSDGLHQAVEAKEGVKIENENQTLATISFQNYFRMYSKLSGMTGTADTEAEEFAKIYNLDVRVIPTNRPMVRKDLQDLVYKTEREKFEAAAKEIEELNKKGQPVLVGTVSIAKSEVVSSFLKKRGVPHNVLNAKQHQREADIVAQAGRKGAVTISTNMAGRGTDILLGGNAEVMTKAAMGPEPEPPAPVDGQPADLTGYQQQLEDYKKRYEETKAQFDAQTKAERAEVMGLGGLFILGTERHESRRIDNQLRGRAGRQGDPGASRFYLSLEDDLMRIFGSERISGLMERLGMEEGEVIEHAWLSRAIEGAQKRVEGHNFDIRKNLLEYDDVMNQQRRTIYKLRRQVLAAGAGLPLVEYDEDKKTRAKIRTERTISWADFKEMVLDALEDVIVGQADTYLPTKNPTTWDLESLERNVKDVFNLEMSFSGKGSREEVEEDIYKAAEKIILQREEEFKEEFLRFLQYRYLATIDQLWKDHLLAMDHLRQGIGLRGYGQKDPKQEYKKEGYSGFIQMLGAIKTQFVSQMMRVQARNTAEETARLQRQMAQRQKQAMEGRAGEDGKIDEAAAAPRAAAAKPEAPRVGRNDPCPCGSGRKYKKCHGAAEASV from the coding sequence ATGATCGAATGGACGCTGAAGAAGCTCATCGGGACCAAGAATGAGCGCGAGCTCAAGAAGTCCCGTCTGAAAGTGATCCGCATCAACGAGCTGGAAAGCCGGATGCGGGAGCTGAAGGACGAGGACTTTCCTGCCGCGACGGCCCGGATGAAGCAGGAAGTGCAGAACGGCAAGCCGCTGGACGACCTGCTGTTCGAGGCGTTCGCCCTCATCCGCGAGGGGGCCCGCCGGGTAATTGGCCAGCGGCACTACGACGTCCAGCTCGTCGGTGGCATGTTCCTGCACGAGGGCTGCATCGCCGAGATGCGCACCGGCGAAGGCAAGACGCTGACGGCCACGCTGCCCACCTACCTCAATGCCCTGTCCGGCCGAGGGGTGCACGTGGTGACGGTGAACGACTACCTGGCGCGCCGCGACGCCGAGTGGATGGGCCGCGTCTACCGCTTCATGGGGATGACGACCGGCTGCATCCTCCACGAGCTGACGGACAAGCAGCGCCAGGAGTCCTACCGGTCGGACATCACCTACGGGCAGAACAACGAGTTCGGCTTCGACTACCTGCGCGACAACATGAAGTTCCGTCTGCAGGACTACGTCCAGCGCGAACTCAACTACGCCATCGTGGACGAGGTGGACTCCATCCTCATCGACGAGGCGCGCACCCCGCTCATCATCTCGGGCCCCACCGAGGACAGCACCGACAAGTACTACCGCGTGGACCAGGTCATCCCGGGCATGGTTCCGGACCAGGACTACACGCTGGACGAGAAGGGGCGCTCGGTCTCGCTCACGGATGACGGCATCGAGAAGCTCCAGAAGCGCCTGAGCATCTCCAACCTCTACGATCCGGGCGAAATCGAGACGCTGCACCACGTGGAACAGGCCCTGCGCGCGCACACGCTCTACAAGCGCGACAAGGACTACGTGGTGAAGGACGGCGAGGTGATGATCGTCGACGAGTTCACCGGCCGCCTCATGCCCGGCCGCCGCTGGTCGGATGGCCTGCACCAGGCGGTCGAGGCCAAGGAGGGCGTGAAGATCGAGAACGAGAACCAGACGCTGGCGACCATCTCGTTCCAGAACTACTTCCGCATGTACTCGAAGCTGTCGGGCATGACGGGCACCGCCGACACCGAGGCCGAGGAGTTCGCGAAGATCTACAACCTCGACGTGCGCGTCATCCCCACCAACCGCCCCATGGTCCGCAAGGACCTGCAGGACCTGGTCTACAAGACGGAGCGCGAGAAGTTCGAGGCGGCCGCCAAGGAGATCGAGGAGCTGAACAAGAAGGGGCAGCCGGTGCTGGTGGGCACGGTGTCCATCGCCAAGAGCGAGGTGGTCTCCTCGTTCCTCAAGAAGCGCGGCGTGCCGCACAACGTCCTCAACGCCAAGCAGCACCAGCGCGAGGCCGACATCGTCGCGCAAGCGGGCCGCAAGGGCGCCGTCACCATCTCCACCAACATGGCCGGCCGCGGCACGGACATCCTCCTGGGCGGCAACGCGGAGGTGATGACCAAGGCGGCCATGGGGCCGGAGCCCGAGCCGCCCGCCCCCGTGGATGGGCAGCCCGCGGACCTGACGGGCTACCAGCAGCAACTCGAGGACTACAAGAAGCGGTACGAGGAGACGAAGGCCCAGTTCGACGCGCAGACGAAGGCCGAGCGCGCGGAGGTGATGGGGCTGGGTGGCCTCTTCATCCTCGGCACCGAGCGGCACGAGTCGCGGCGCATCGACAACCAGCTGCGTGGCCGCGCGGGCCGCCAGGGTGACCCGGGCGCCAGCCGCTTCTACCTGTCGCTCGAGGATGACCTGATGCGCATCTTCGGCTCCGAGCGCATCTCGGGGCTGATGGAGCGGCTCGGCATGGAGGAGGGCGAGGTCATCGAGCATGCGTGGCTCAGCCGCGCCATCGAGGGCGCCCAGAAGCGCGTCGAAGGCCACAACTTCGACATCCGCAAGAACCTCCTCGAGTACGACGACGTGATGAACCAGCAGCGGCGCACCATCTACAAGCTGCGCCGCCAGGTGCTGGCCGCGGGTGCGGGCCTGCCGCTGGTGGAGTACGACGAGGACAAGAAGACACGGGCGAAGATCCGCACCGAGCGGACCATCTCCTGGGCGGACTTCAAGGAGATGGTGCTCGACGCGCTGGAGGACGTCATCGTCGGCCAGGCGGACACCTATCTGCCCACGAAGAACCCCACCACGTGGGACCTGGAGTCGCTCGAGCGCAACGTGAAGGACGTCTTCAACCTGGAGATGTCCTTCTCGGGCAAGGGCAGCCGCGAGGAGGTGGAGGAGGACATCTACAAGGCCGCGGAGAAGATCATTCTCCAGCGCGAGGAGGAGTTCAAAGAGGAGTTCCTGCGCTTCCTCCAGTACCGGTACCTGGCCACCATCGACCAGCTCTGGAAGGACCACCTGCTGGCCATGGACCACCTGCGCCAGGGCATCGGCCTGCGCGGCTACGGCCAGAAGGACCCGAAGCAGGAGTACAAGAAGGAAGGCTACTCCGGCTTCATCCAGATGCTCGGCGCCATCAAGACGCAGTTCGTCAGCCAGATGATGCGGGTGCAGGCGCGCAACACGGCCGAAGAGACGGCCCGCCTCCAGCGCCAGATGGCCCAGCGCCAGAAGCAGGCGATGGAAGGGCGCGCCGGAGAGGACGGGAAGATCGACGAGGCCGCCGCGGCCCCCCGTGCCGCCGCCGCCAAGCCCGAGGCCCCTCGGGTGGGCCGCAACGATCCCTGCCCCTGCGGCAGTGGGCGCAAGTACAAGAAGTGCCACGGGGCAGCGGAGGCGAGCGTCTAG
- the pyrH gene encoding UMP kinase, which translates to MSDPTRPGRYKRILLKLSGEALMGDGKYGIHPPTLSRIASEVKELTEASVEVALVIGGGNIFRGVAGATEGMDRASADYMGMLATCINSMAMQDALEKQGVHTRVLSAIKMEQIAEPYIRRRAVRHLEKGRVVIFAAGTGNPYFTTDTAASLRAMEINAEVILKATKVDGVYNADPKKDPTARRYRSLTYLDVLKQDLNVMDSTAISLCRDNKLPILVFDLTVRGNIGRAVLGTGDIGTVVGASETVWA; encoded by the coding sequence ATGTCCGACCCGACCCGCCCTGGCCGCTACAAGCGAATCCTTCTCAAGCTCTCGGGCGAAGCCCTGATGGGAGATGGGAAGTATGGCATTCACCCTCCCACGCTCTCGCGCATCGCCTCCGAGGTGAAGGAGCTGACCGAGGCCTCCGTGGAGGTGGCCCTCGTCATTGGTGGCGGCAACATCTTCCGGGGGGTGGCTGGGGCCACCGAGGGCATGGACCGGGCGAGCGCCGACTACATGGGCATGCTCGCCACCTGCATCAACTCCATGGCGATGCAGGACGCGCTGGAGAAGCAGGGGGTCCACACGCGCGTGCTGTCGGCCATCAAGATGGAGCAGATCGCCGAGCCCTACATCCGCCGCCGCGCCGTGCGCCACCTGGAGAAGGGGCGCGTGGTCATCTTCGCCGCGGGCACGGGCAACCCGTACTTCACCACCGACACGGCCGCCTCCCTGCGCGCCATGGAAATCAACGCCGAGGTCATCCTCAAGGCGACCAAGGTGGATGGCGTGTACAACGCGGACCCGAAGAAGGACCCCACGGCGCGGCGCTACCGGTCCCTCACGTACCTGGACGTGCTCAAGCAGGACTTGAACGTGATGGACTCCACCGCCATCTCGCTGTGCCGGGACAACAAGCTGCCCATCCTGGTGTTCGACCTGACGGTGCGTGGCAATATTGGCCGTGCGGTGTTGGGCACCGGCGATATTGGGACTGTGGTGGGGGCCTCCGAGACGGTCTGGGCCTGA